The following proteins are encoded in a genomic region of Oncorhynchus kisutch isolate 150728-3 linkage group LG6, Okis_V2, whole genome shotgun sequence:
- the LOC109892501 gene encoding serine/arginine-rich splicing factor 9-like — protein MTDGRIYVGNLPMDAQEKDIEDLFFKYGKIRDIELKNNRGTIPFAFVRFDDPRDAEDAVYGRNGYGFGDSKLRVEYPRSSGAKFSGPMGEGGPRGRFGPPTRRSEFRVIVTGLPQTGSWQDLKDHMREAGDVCFADVQRDGEGVVEFVRREDMEYALRRLDGTEFRSHQGETANIRVHGERGASYGRSRSRSRSPRGRGYSPPPYQSRGSPPQRYQSPPRRLVSRHSPPARRHPVPYHSPPPRHYR, from the exons ATGACTGATGGAAGGATCTACGTGGGAAATCTTCCAATGGACGCCCAGGAGAAGGACATAGAGGATCTCTTCTTCAAATATGGAAAAATCCGGGATATCGAACTAAAGAATAACAGGGGAACCATCCCTTTTGCTTTTGTTCGCTTCGATGATCCACG GGATGCGGAAGACGCGGTCTATGGAAGGAATGGATATGGATTCGGAGACTCCAAGCTGCGTGTAGAATACCCTCGCTCCTCTGGCGCCAAATTTAGTGGCCCTATGGGAGAAGGAGGTCCTAGGGGGAGGTTTGGGCCCCCAACTCGGAGATCTGAGTTCCGGGTGATAGTGACTG GCTTGCCCCAAACCGGGAGCTGGCAGGATCTGAAAGACCACATGCGTGAGGCAGGGGATGTTTGTTTCGCCGACGTGCAGCGAGATGGTGAAGGAGTGGTGGAGTTTGTTCGTCGGGAAGACATGGAATACGCCCTGCGCAGACTGGACGGGACTGAGTTCCGTTCCCATCAG GGGGAGACGGCAAACATTCGTGTCCACGGAGAACGTGGTGCCAGTTACGGTCGCTCGCGGTCTCGCTCCAGATCCCCCCGAGGGCGTGGCTACTCACCACCTCCTTACCAAAGCAGAGGGTCCCCTCCACAGCGCTACCAGTCACCCCCACGCCGCCTTGTGTCACGCCATAGCCCCCCAGCAAGGCGACACCCAGTACCGTACCATAGCCCGCCCCCACGCCACTATCGATAG
- the LOC109892071 gene encoding galactosylceramide sulfotransferase, which yields MLGFGVRKRQCKSIARRLAVGVLLTSFMLVLHCLSTPAAQQVNQQKVTVALSCSHHLSQTWVHNLTNYSQSRTSLSGECVPTVDIMFMKTHKTASSTLLNIIFRFGEKHGLKFAFPKGRNDFSYPSPFLCSHVKDFQPGVCFNILCNHMRFNGHEVAKLLPADAAYFTILRDPAELFESSFHYYSRAIPLTWGIHGDGKLAEFLREPMNYYTPGSYNSFYLKNLLFFDFGFDNNLEPDHPLVERGIQTLSQRFQLVLMAEHFEESLILLKDTLCWTMEDMLFFKLNARKDSSVSRLTPALRAKAREWNGADWRLYQHFNATFWAKVEAYGWTRMEQEVKELRRRNAEMAAMCIEGGGAVEAGLIRDTDLLPWQPVGENSILGYNLRKNIDPKYRELCRKMLTPEIQYLSELGVNLWLTRLWGWLKDTIF from the exons ATGCTTGGTTTTGGTGTGAGGAAAAGACAGTGCAAGTCAATAGCAAGACGACTGGCTGTAGGAGTTCTATTGACCAGTTTCATGTTGGTATTGCACTGCTTATCTACCCCAGCAGCCCAACAAGTCAATCAACAAAA GGTTACAGTGGCTTTGTCGTGTTCTCACCACTTATCTCAAACATGGGTCCACAATTTGACCAACTACTCTCAAAGCAGAACAAGTCTGTCAGGGGAGTGTGTGCCCACGGTGGACATCATGTTCATGAAGACCCACAAGACTGCCagcagcacattactcaacatcATCTTCCGCTTCGGTGAGAAGCACGGTTTAAAGTTTGCCTTTCCTAAAGGTCGCAATGACTTCTCCTACCCATCCCCTTTCCTTTGCTCCCATGTCAAAGACTTCCAGCCTGGGGTATGTTTCAACATCTTATGTAACCACATGCGCTTTAATGGGCATGAGGTGGCAAAGCTCCTCCCAGCAGACGCTGCCTATTTCACCATCCTACGAGACCCGGCAGAGTTGTTTGAGTCATCCTTCCATTATTACAGCCGAGCGATTCCCCTCACCTGGGGAATCCACGGAGATGGCAAACTGGCTGAGTTTCTGCGTGAACCCATGAACTACTACACCCCAGGGAGCTACAACTCATTCTACCTCAAGAACCTGCTCTTCTTTGACTTTGGATTTGATAACAACTTAGAGCCTGACCACCCTCTGGTGGAGAGGGGTATTCAGACCTTGTCCCAACGCTTCCAGCTGGTCCTGATGGCGGAGCATTTTGAGGAGTCTCTCATCCTGCTGAAAGATACACTCTGCTGGACGATGGAAGATATGCTGTTCTTCAAGCTCAATGCCCGCAAGGACTCATCTGTGTCACGACTGACCCCTGCACTAAGGGCCAAGGCCCGGGAGTGGAACGGGGCCGACTGGAGGCTCTACCAGCACTTTAACGCCACATTCTGGGCCAAGGTGGAGGCATACGGGTGGACACGGATGGAGCAGGAAGTGAAGGAGCTGAGGAGGAGGAATGCAGAAATGGCTGCCATGTGCATTGAGGGTGGGGGAGCAGTGGAGGCTGGGCTGATTCGGGACACAGATCTGCTTCCCTGGCAGCCAGTTGGAGAGAACTCCATCCTGGGTTACAATTTAAGGAAAAACATTGACCCCAAATACAGGGAACTCTGTCGGAAAATGCTCACACCTGAAATACAGTACCTATCAGAGCTAGGGGTCAACTTGTGGCTCACAAGATTATGGGGTTGGTTAAAGGATACTATATTCTAG